The following proteins come from a genomic window of Nitrospira sp.:
- a CDS encoding Two-component transcriptional response regulator, LuxR family has protein sequence MLKVLIADDHSLFRRGVKDLLSHELGPVTIGECGDAHELLELVRRHMWDLLILDIGMPGTTGGEALKKVKSERPGLPVIILSMHAEDQYAVRMFKAGANAYLMKASTSQELVKAVQKVLAGGKYVSATLGEKLVLLLHQGDQAPHARLSDREYEVMRLLASGKTVSEIAECLCLGTTTVSTYRTRILDKLHLRNNAELMRYAVQHELV, from the coding sequence ATTGCGGACGACCATTCGCTCTTCCGGCGCGGAGTCAAGGATTTGCTCTCCCATGAGCTGGGGCCCGTCACGATCGGGGAATGCGGCGACGCCCACGAACTGCTGGAGCTGGTCCGGCGCCATATGTGGGATCTTCTCATCTTGGATATCGGAATGCCGGGTACGACCGGAGGCGAAGCTCTCAAGAAAGTAAAGTCGGAACGTCCGGGATTGCCCGTCATCATCCTGAGTATGCATGCCGAGGATCAGTACGCCGTTCGCATGTTCAAGGCCGGCGCCAATGCCTATCTCATGAAAGCCAGCACCTCTCAAGAACTGGTGAAGGCCGTTCAGAAAGTGCTTGCGGGCGGAAAATATGTGAGCGCCACGCTCGGAGAGAAACTGGTGCTGCTGCTGCATCAGGGCGACCAGGCCCCGCACGCACGGTTGTCGGATCGCGAGTACGAAGTGATGCGGCTGCTTGCCTCAGGCAAGACCGTCTCGGAAATCGCTGAATGCCTGTGCCTCGGGACGACCACGGTCAGTACCTATCGCACGAGAATTCTGGATAAGCTTCATCTGAGGAACAATGCCGAGCTCATGCGCTACGCCGTCCAACACGAACTCGTGTAG
- a CDS encoding non-ribosomal peptide synthetase has translation MSKLPPLAVHNLADLFERRCRQQPNELAYAFIRDNLELEIQLTYRQLEQRVRSLAGHLAREVPPGTKALLLYPQGLDVACAFWACVCAGLVPVPAPAPDPIRGKHSLPRLRAIIEDAQVSLILTTSGIEAQSLELSVTTEAGPIKWLATDQPYNSVDSVEFSRPHPTALAYLQYTSGSTAVPRGVMISHGNVLSHCRALSLAGEVSSRSRSLCWLPYFHDYGLLHGIIAPFYSGIPAYLMSPITFLRRPLRWLEAVSRFAITHSGGPNFSYEACLRAVRQQKEWQADLSTWMVASCGAEPIHPDTVEQFIDTFGPHGFRRAAFAPGYGLAEATLLATMKRVGTEPSFLQVESDALADSIVKESPASKTGTRTLVGCGEPLEETRVRIVNPTTHGECPPSVVGEVWLAGPGVGSGYWGKPEETDATFKAALAGSGEGPYLRTGDLGFLRRGELFLTGRLKDLIIVRGRNYYPHDLEWSAQQAHPGLRRGYGAAFSVGSKTGELVVLVHEIEKQVPESDLPEIVSCIRRAVADEYELEIHTVVLIKSGTIPRTSSGKIQRGACKADFESGRLTVVVASTLDQAQEAETNGGPNEIPHPIEKRLADIWQEVLGGHPPHRHANFFALGGNSLLAAQVVARVLDVFHVELPLSVLFECPTLSALAARIGEPSMSPEDQHQYAPRSGETRSQLVPLPSASSKGGRMPLSASQQRLWFLEQVHPGSAINHISMDVHLRGPVNHEVLERSVREIARRHEILRTRFGSERGDGFAEVSSEAILAIKCEDFQALDPAERDIQVPQFLRSERSRPFDLREGPLFRVTLLALEQDVHVLSLTFHRLVADGWSLRIFWKELALLWEAGGDVQGAGLPSLTVQYADYADWQRTRLDHGLREVQRTYWIRQLSGIHSPAELPVDRQRPRVRTFEGGVRSRSISPELSARLDLFCQRRNVTTFMVLYAVFATWLHRYTQESDVVIGSIVAGRRRRELEDMMGYCVNTVALRSELSEGMTGQELLKQVRRVVVDAYDHQELPFEEVIEALSLQRARQLSPLFNVMMVCEDDPLSAFIVKGLEVAHLTWEPTASEFDLVLMVVNKAAGLDLAFLHDSTLFDDSTIDRMLGQLEILLEEFLKEPEARLDQLSLLTSEERRHIQLTWTEPPHSASGIHAVIEAQVERTPQAPAVTYGEQSISYRELNRRANRVARALRKLGVGADMPVGLCVERSMDALVGLLGILKAGGGYVPLDPSFPDYRLQLMLEDAHVSIVITQAHLREHLQNYGGQIYDIEALSTSAVGEEENLALPVSPDQLAYIIYTSGSTGRPKGVAVTHRSLVISLHARLQYYPEPVSRLLLTFSLAFDGSVTGIFWALLQGGELIIPSEIAHRDPSELAALIEHHHISHVVWVPSLYHAVLGEAVSAQLESLRVIITAGESLPLELVRRHYQLLPHAVLYNEYGPTEATVWCSVYQTTREESGARVPIGKPIDHMQLYVLDANLQPMPIGVPGELYIGGECLARGYVNQPQLTQERFLANPYVPGTRLYRTGDLARHRADGNVEFLGRVDQQVKLRGYRIELGEIECVLSDFPGVHQAAVLLRQDKPDQHRLVGYVAGESSLKSKLEQVRSHLAAQLPHYMVPSVILWLETMPLSATGKVNRHALPAPDQAAGLAATRIAPRNQVEASLAELWKSVLQLPEAGIHDHFFEQGGHSLVATQLISRIRELFEVDVSLQALFERPTIAALAEEVTRLRQREKTSVMPPIIPVPRDLPLPLSYSQQRMWLLYRLAPESTAYNMPFASRQMGRLDKAALRSTIDSICSRHEAFRTTFMMRDEGPVQMIHPFRSPHWVEVDLRHLPSEQRRQQAARLVEQEANQPFDLEKGPLARFLLIEVEPEDHVLVLTMHHIIGDQWSFGIIGHEFAIFYNAFCRGEVPSTKPIPLQYADYAVWQRRCLTDDRLSAQSDYWQTKLAGLSKLSLPTDYPRPVVQTFNGSHCMLELPTSLIERLKQFSAEHNATVFMTLLACFQILLSRYSGQTDVAVGSPIANRTQSAVESIIGSFVNTLVLRTDLSADPTFVELMARVRITALEAYANQDFPFDKLVETMHSARDHSSAPLVQVLFNVPNAPIGEINVQGLSWVPFEVETQAAQFDLSLTIETEFSRRAYLTFNTDLFEPQTAERMLGQYKTLLRSALANPQSKLSELPTLTTPERRQMLQDWNRTQREYPQSECFPRLFEAQVERTPEAVALSMGQETLRYGELNARANQLAHYLQTLGVKPGVTVGIGLERSLEMVIALMAVLKTGAAYVPLDPDYPRDRLRYMSENASLIIVLTSESLADRFDDQVCRTLCLDQQWGKIAQKPDHNLPLTATAQDLAYILYTSGSTGQPKGVEIPHRALVNFLWSIRQEPACSAEDVMLSVTTLSFDIAGLELYVPLLAGARVEIADRAVAMDGRRLRSLCEAVQPTIMQATPATWRMLIEAGWLGSTKLTILCGGEPLPPDLATSLLDRSLALWNMYGPTETTIWSTIEKIERTDREITIGKPIANTEVYILDQFLQPVPIGVSGELYIGGHGLARGYRGRPDLTRERFIPHPFSQEPLARLYRTGDLARYRPDGRIVHLGRLDHQVKIRGFRIELGEIEAALSRHQAVRQAVIIARDDQQGVKQLVAYVVCQDGPAPSQPELRAFLRSEIPEYMVPSLFVFLKAMPLTANNKVDRKALPAPDSTLASGAVHVAPRDRMDIQMAALWQQVFEIDKVGIHDNFFDLGGHSLKAAQLFYLIEQVYGRHLPLATLFHAPTIAGLTSVLAQEHWTPPWQSLVAMQPSGSAIPVFLVPGVMGNVLWLAQLGRLLGKAHPVYGLQARGLDGNAAPFGSVPEMAQQYIHEIRTCAPQGPYIIVGACTGGLVAYEMAQQLVKQDTRVVLTIINSWHPSSYHRHYDIPRPNRFAFFALSVGILLKILRSVGELPHMTMSERLSIIRRKCKSFLSILRGPTGNELRQHHIKRVRQAMFHAAARYTMGPYPGHILNIVASQRIDTDDTRYVWRELARGGCRTIEMAALRTADLVVSPHVEEVSSHIRHYIAEHCQETPLRPNNRAA, from the coding sequence ATGTCTAAACTCCCTCCTCTGGCTGTCCATAACCTCGCCGATCTCTTCGAACGTCGATGTCGCCAACAGCCGAACGAGCTTGCCTACGCCTTTATTCGTGACAACCTCGAGCTTGAGATTCAGCTGACCTATCGCCAACTTGAACAGAGGGTGCGTTCGCTTGCCGGCCATCTCGCACGCGAAGTCCCACCAGGAACTAAGGCCCTTTTGCTCTATCCGCAGGGACTCGATGTCGCATGCGCCTTTTGGGCATGTGTCTGTGCTGGCCTCGTGCCCGTTCCCGCTCCAGCTCCCGATCCAATCAGGGGAAAGCATAGTCTGCCGAGACTTCGCGCCATTATTGAAGACGCCCAAGTTTCGCTGATCCTTACCACCTCAGGTATCGAGGCACAGTCTTTGGAGCTTTCGGTCACCACTGAAGCGGGTCCGATCAAGTGGTTGGCGACAGATCAACCCTACAATTCAGTCGATTCAGTTGAGTTCTCACGGCCTCACCCCACCGCCCTTGCCTACTTGCAATATACCTCAGGATCGACGGCCGTTCCTCGAGGCGTCATGATCAGCCATGGGAACGTCCTCTCTCACTGCCGGGCCTTGAGTCTGGCGGGAGAAGTGTCGAGCCGCAGCCGATCGCTCTGCTGGTTGCCGTATTTCCATGACTATGGGTTACTGCACGGAATCATCGCCCCATTCTATTCCGGTATTCCCGCTTATTTGATGTCGCCCATTACATTTCTCCGACGGCCATTACGATGGCTCGAAGCGGTGTCTCGATTCGCAATTACCCACAGCGGAGGACCGAATTTTTCCTATGAGGCTTGTCTCAGGGCTGTGCGGCAACAGAAAGAGTGGCAAGCTGACTTGAGCACCTGGATGGTCGCCAGTTGCGGCGCCGAACCAATCCATCCAGACACCGTCGAGCAGTTTATCGATACCTTTGGTCCACACGGCTTTCGGCGAGCGGCGTTTGCCCCGGGATATGGACTTGCGGAAGCCACGCTATTGGCGACGATGAAGCGAGTCGGAACGGAACCGAGCTTCTTGCAAGTAGAGTCTGACGCGTTGGCTGACTCGATCGTCAAAGAATCTCCGGCATCGAAAACGGGAACGCGGACATTGGTCGGATGCGGAGAACCTCTCGAAGAGACTCGTGTACGGATCGTGAATCCTACGACTCATGGCGAGTGTCCGCCGAGTGTTGTGGGAGAAGTGTGGCTGGCCGGACCCGGAGTCGGCTCTGGATACTGGGGCAAACCGGAAGAAACCGACGCCACATTCAAAGCCGCTCTCGCCGGATCGGGAGAAGGTCCTTATTTGCGGACCGGCGACCTGGGATTCCTCCGCCGCGGAGAACTGTTCCTGACCGGACGCCTCAAAGATCTGATCATCGTGCGTGGGCGGAACTATTATCCCCATGATTTGGAGTGGTCTGCCCAACAAGCGCACCCCGGCTTGCGACGAGGGTACGGCGCGGCCTTCTCCGTTGGGAGCAAGACCGGAGAGTTGGTGGTACTGGTCCATGAGATCGAAAAGCAGGTGCCTGAATCCGATCTGCCGGAAATAGTCAGCTGTATCCGTCGCGCGGTGGCTGACGAATATGAGCTCGAAATCCATACGGTGGTGCTGATCAAGTCCGGCACGATCCCCAGAACTTCCAGCGGAAAAATTCAGCGGGGCGCCTGCAAAGCCGACTTTGAGTCCGGACGACTCACCGTAGTCGTAGCGAGCACACTGGACCAGGCTCAGGAGGCTGAAACCAATGGGGGGCCGAACGAGATCCCTCACCCCATCGAAAAACGACTCGCGGATATCTGGCAAGAGGTGCTTGGGGGACATCCTCCGCATCGTCATGCGAATTTTTTTGCACTCGGAGGCAATTCGCTCCTCGCGGCACAGGTGGTTGCGCGCGTCCTCGATGTCTTCCACGTCGAGCTCCCGCTCAGCGTGCTGTTCGAATGTCCGACATTGTCCGCATTGGCCGCTCGAATCGGTGAACCGAGTATGAGTCCGGAAGACCAGCACCAGTACGCACCTCGCTCCGGCGAGACACGGAGTCAACTTGTTCCGCTTCCTTCGGCATCCTCAAAGGGAGGCAGAATGCCTCTCAGCGCCTCGCAGCAGCGGCTGTGGTTCTTGGAGCAAGTCCATCCCGGGAGCGCGATCAACCATATTTCCATGGATGTGCATCTACGGGGACCTGTCAACCATGAGGTGTTGGAGCGGTCGGTGCGGGAAATTGCTCGTCGTCACGAGATTCTCCGAACTCGTTTCGGATCGGAGCGAGGCGACGGATTCGCGGAAGTGTCCTCTGAGGCGATCCTCGCAATCAAATGTGAAGATTTCCAAGCACTGGACCCGGCGGAGCGAGACATTCAGGTGCCGCAATTCCTACGATCGGAAAGGAGCCGGCCATTCGACTTGCGAGAGGGACCGCTGTTTAGAGTGACTCTCCTGGCGCTTGAACAGGACGTGCATGTTCTGTCGCTCACGTTCCACCGCCTCGTCGCCGACGGGTGGTCGCTCCGTATTTTCTGGAAGGAACTGGCGCTTCTTTGGGAGGCTGGTGGTGATGTTCAAGGGGCTGGACTCCCTTCGTTGACTGTTCAATATGCAGACTATGCCGATTGGCAGAGAACCAGGCTGGATCACGGTCTTCGCGAGGTGCAGCGAACCTACTGGATCCGGCAGTTGAGCGGCATCCATTCTCCCGCTGAGCTACCGGTCGATCGTCAACGGCCACGGGTACGCACGTTCGAGGGAGGTGTGCGGTCACGATCGATTTCACCGGAACTTTCTGCCCGCCTCGATCTTTTCTGTCAGCGCCGTAACGTCACGACATTCATGGTGCTGTACGCCGTCTTTGCGACGTGGCTGCATCGCTACACACAAGAGTCGGATGTCGTCATTGGATCGATCGTGGCCGGCAGACGCCGGAGAGAACTCGAAGACATGATGGGATATTGCGTCAATACGGTCGCGTTGCGGTCCGAGCTGTCGGAGGGGATGACAGGACAAGAATTGTTGAAGCAGGTACGCCGGGTGGTGGTAGACGCCTATGACCATCAGGAACTGCCGTTTGAAGAGGTCATCGAGGCGCTGTCGTTACAGCGAGCACGTCAGCTGTCCCCGCTGTTTAACGTGATGATGGTGTGTGAAGACGACCCCTTGTCCGCGTTCATCGTCAAGGGTCTTGAAGTCGCTCATCTCACCTGGGAGCCGACGGCATCGGAGTTCGACCTCGTCTTGATGGTGGTCAACAAGGCGGCCGGCTTGGACTTGGCGTTTCTCCATGATTCTACCCTCTTCGACGACTCGACGATCGACCGCATGTTGGGACAGCTTGAGATCCTTCTTGAGGAATTTCTCAAGGAACCTGAGGCGCGTCTTGATCAGCTTTCATTGCTGACTTCCGAAGAGAGACGACACATTCAATTGACGTGGACCGAGCCGCCTCATTCGGCCTCCGGAATTCATGCGGTCATCGAGGCGCAGGTCGAGCGGACTCCCCAGGCGCCCGCTGTGACATATGGAGAGCAATCCATTAGCTACCGAGAGCTGAACCGACGAGCGAATCGAGTCGCCCGCGCACTCCGGAAATTAGGGGTCGGCGCAGATATGCCGGTGGGTCTCTGTGTCGAGCGTTCAATGGATGCGCTGGTGGGCCTCTTGGGCATTCTGAAAGCCGGTGGTGGTTATGTCCCTCTGGATCCGTCTTTCCCCGATTACCGTCTTCAACTCATGCTGGAGGACGCCCACGTTTCCATCGTGATCACACAGGCGCATCTCCGTGAGCATTTACAGAATTACGGCGGGCAAATCTACGATATCGAAGCCTTATCTACATCCGCCGTGGGCGAGGAGGAGAACCTAGCACTTCCTGTTTCCCCGGATCAGCTCGCCTATATCATCTACACTTCAGGCTCGACGGGACGGCCAAAGGGTGTGGCCGTGACACATCGCAGTCTGGTGATCTCCTTGCATGCCAGACTTCAGTACTACCCGGAACCGGTTTCCCGATTGTTGCTGACTTTCTCACTGGCCTTTGATGGGTCTGTGACGGGCATATTTTGGGCATTGCTGCAAGGTGGGGAACTGATCATTCCATCAGAGATTGCCCATCGCGACCCCTCGGAGCTGGCTGCGCTCATTGAGCATCACCATATCTCGCATGTCGTGTGGGTCCCCTCTTTGTACCATGCCGTGCTCGGCGAGGCGGTGAGTGCTCAGCTGGAATCGCTCCGTGTCATCATCACTGCCGGAGAAAGCCTGCCCCTTGAACTCGTGCGACGACATTATCAGCTCCTGCCTCATGCCGTGCTGTACAACGAATATGGACCGACGGAAGCCACGGTCTGGTGCAGCGTGTATCAAACGACTCGTGAGGAATCAGGAGCCCGAGTGCCGATCGGCAAACCTATCGATCATATGCAGCTTTATGTGCTGGATGCGAATCTACAACCCATGCCTATCGGCGTACCGGGGGAACTGTATATCGGGGGAGAATGTCTGGCACGCGGCTACGTCAACCAGCCGCAGCTGACCCAAGAACGGTTTCTTGCGAATCCCTACGTGCCCGGAACCAGGCTCTATCGAACCGGTGATCTGGCTCGGCATCGCGCCGACGGCAATGTCGAGTTTCTTGGAAGGGTGGATCAACAAGTTAAGCTGCGCGGCTATCGGATCGAACTGGGAGAAATCGAGTGTGTGTTGAGTGACTTCCCCGGCGTGCATCAAGCGGCGGTGCTGCTTCGGCAGGATAAACCGGACCAGCATCGATTGGTGGGTTATGTCGCCGGCGAGTCGTCGCTCAAAAGCAAACTTGAACAGGTCCGCAGCCATCTTGCCGCTCAATTACCGCACTACATGGTGCCCTCCGTCATCCTGTGGCTGGAAACGATGCCGCTCAGTGCCACTGGAAAAGTGAATCGACACGCTCTTCCCGCTCCAGACCAAGCAGCCGGTTTGGCGGCAACTAGGATTGCTCCAAGAAATCAAGTCGAAGCATCCTTGGCCGAGCTATGGAAATCCGTGCTTCAACTCCCCGAGGCAGGCATCCACGACCACTTCTTTGAGCAAGGCGGTCACTCCCTGGTCGCGACTCAGCTCATCTCCCGGATACGCGAGCTGTTTGAAGTCGATGTCTCGCTACAGGCACTTTTTGAGCGACCGACGATCGCGGCGCTGGCTGAGGAAGTGACGCGGTTACGCCAGAGGGAAAAGACTTCCGTGATGCCGCCGATCATTCCAGTGCCCAGAGATCTGCCGCTTCCTCTTTCTTATTCTCAGCAACGCATGTGGCTCCTGTATCGGCTGGCTCCTGAAAGCACGGCGTATAACATGCCGTTCGCCTCGCGCCAGATGGGGCGACTCGACAAAGCAGCCCTCCGGAGTACGATCGATTCTATTTGTAGCCGCCATGAAGCCTTTCGAACGACGTTCATGATGAGGGATGAGGGACCGGTCCAAATGATTCACCCCTTTCGCTCTCCTCATTGGGTCGAAGTTGATCTCAGGCACCTGCCTTCAGAGCAGCGACGGCAGCAGGCGGCTCGGCTTGTGGAGCAGGAAGCGAATCAGCCGTTCGATCTTGAGAAAGGTCCTCTGGCCCGATTCCTGTTGATTGAGGTCGAGCCCGAGGACCATGTGTTGGTGCTCACGATGCATCATATCATCGGAGACCAGTGGTCGTTCGGGATCATCGGGCATGAGTTTGCCATCTTCTACAATGCGTTTTGCCGAGGAGAGGTTCCTTCGACAAAGCCGATCCCACTTCAGTATGCCGACTACGCGGTGTGGCAGCGGCGTTGCCTGACCGATGACCGGCTCAGCGCACAATCGGATTATTGGCAGACGAAATTGGCCGGGCTTTCGAAGCTCTCGTTGCCGACCGATTACCCACGGCCCGTGGTGCAAACATTTAACGGTTCGCATTGCATGCTGGAGTTACCCACGTCGTTGATCGAGCGACTGAAGCAATTCAGCGCCGAACACAATGCGACGGTGTTCATGACCTTGTTGGCGTGTTTCCAAATTCTCTTGAGTCGCTATTCCGGGCAAACCGATGTGGCCGTAGGCTCCCCAATCGCCAACCGGACTCAATCCGCGGTCGAATCGATCATCGGTTCGTTCGTCAATACACTCGTCTTGCGTACCGATCTCTCCGCCGATCCGACATTCGTGGAGTTGATGGCACGGGTGCGTATAACGGCATTAGAGGCCTATGCCAATCAGGACTTTCCGTTCGATAAGTTGGTCGAGACGATGCACTCCGCTCGCGACCATAGCTCCGCCCCGCTCGTGCAAGTTCTCTTCAATGTACCCAATGCTCCCATCGGGGAAATCAACGTCCAAGGGTTGAGTTGGGTGCCGTTCGAGGTAGAGACGCAAGCTGCACAATTCGACTTGAGCTTGACGATCGAGACGGAGTTCTCCCGAAGAGCGTACTTGACGTTCAATACCGATCTTTTCGAACCTCAGACCGCTGAACGGATGTTGGGACAGTATAAGACCCTGCTCCGGAGCGCATTGGCGAATCCGCAGAGCAAGCTTTCCGAGCTTCCGACATTGACGACGCCCGAACGCCGACAGATGCTGCAGGATTGGAACCGCACGCAAAGAGAGTATCCACAGTCTGAATGTTTTCCCCGGCTGTTTGAAGCGCAAGTCGAGAGAACTCCTGAGGCGGTGGCGCTGTCGATGGGACAAGAAACACTGCGGTATGGCGAGCTCAATGCCCGAGCTAATCAGCTGGCACACTATCTCCAAACACTGGGTGTTAAACCTGGTGTGACAGTGGGTATTGGGCTTGAACGATCCTTGGAGATGGTCATCGCGTTGATGGCCGTGCTTAAAACCGGTGCCGCCTACGTGCCTCTTGATCCCGACTATCCACGGGATCGGCTTCGGTATATGTCGGAGAACGCCTCGCTCATCATCGTGCTCACATCCGAATCGCTGGCCGATCGGTTTGATGATCAAGTCTGCCGCACACTGTGCCTCGATCAACAGTGGGGAAAGATCGCACAGAAGCCAGACCATAATCTTCCGCTTACCGCCACAGCTCAAGATTTGGCGTACATTCTGTACACCTCGGGATCGACGGGACAGCCCAAGGGGGTGGAAATTCCACACCGGGCGTTGGTGAACTTCTTGTGGTCGATACGACAGGAGCCCGCTTGTTCAGCTGAGGACGTCATGCTGTCCGTCACGACGCTCTCGTTCGACATCGCCGGGTTGGAGCTGTATGTGCCGCTACTGGCAGGGGCCCGCGTCGAAATCGCCGATCGTGCCGTTGCAATGGACGGACGACGATTGCGGTCGCTCTGCGAAGCCGTTCAGCCGACGATCATGCAAGCGACTCCTGCCACATGGCGAATGCTGATTGAGGCGGGGTGGCTGGGCAGTACCAAACTGACGATACTCTGCGGCGGGGAGCCTCTTCCGCCGGATCTTGCGACGTCGTTGTTGGATCGGAGCCTTGCCCTGTGGAATATGTATGGCCCGACCGAAACCACGATTTGGTCCACGATCGAAAAGATCGAACGGACTGATCGGGAGATCACGATCGGGAAACCGATTGCTAATACGGAAGTGTACATCCTGGATCAATTCCTCCAACCGGTTCCCATCGGAGTTTCCGGCGAGCTCTATATCGGAGGCCATGGGTTAGCCCGAGGCTATCGCGGGCGGCCTGATTTGACAAGGGAACGGTTTATTCCTCATCCATTTTCTCAAGAGCCCCTCGCGAGACTGTATCGAACGGGAGACTTGGCACGATATCGCCCGGATGGCCGCATCGTGCACCTCGGTCGATTGGATCATCAGGTCAAAATCCGAGGATTTCGAATCGAACTGGGTGAAATCGAGGCGGCGCTGAGCCGTCATCAAGCCGTCCGTCAGGCCGTCATCATTGCAAGGGACGATCAGCAAGGTGTGAAGCAGTTAGTGGCGTATGTGGTTTGCCAGGATGGTCCTGCTCCAAGTCAGCCGGAACTTCGCGCGTTTCTGCGGTCCGAGATCCCCGAGTACATGGTTCCCTCACTCTTCGTCTTTCTGAAGGCCATGCCGTTGACGGCGAATAACAAGGTCGACAGGAAGGCCTTACCGGCTCCGGACTCCACTCTCGCGAGCGGCGCCGTCCATGTTGCGCCGCGCGACCGGATGGACATACAAATGGCGGCCTTGTGGCAACAGGTATTCGAGATCGACAAAGTCGGAATCCATGACAACTTTTTCGATCTCGGCGGGCATTCGCTCAAAGCGGCTCAGTTGTTCTATCTCATTGAGCAGGTCTACGGCCGCCATCTTCCGCTTGCCACGCTGTTTCATGCGCCGACGATCGCCGGCCTCACGTCCGTGCTTGCGCAGGAGCACTGGACGCCTCCATGGCAATCACTGGTAGCCATGCAGCCGAGCGGGTCGGCCATTCCCGTTTTTTTGGTTCCGGGAGTCATGGGCAATGTGCTGTGGCTCGCTCAGCTGGGAAGACTGTTAGGCAAAGCTCATCCGGTATACGGCTTACAAGCGCGAGGATTGGATGGGAATGCGGCACCGTTCGGCTCCGTGCCGGAGATGGCACAACAGTACATTCACGAGATCCGCACATGCGCCCCGCAAGGGCCATACATCATCGTCGGCGCTTGTACCGGTGGGCTGGTTGCCTATGAGATGGCGCAACAACTGGTTAAGCAGGACACAAGGGTCGTTTTAACGATCATCAATAGTTGGCATCCGAGCTCGTATCACCGCCACTATGATATTCCCCGCCCAAACCGGTTTGCATTCTTCGCATTATCGGTGGGAATTCTGTTGAAGATCTTGCGCAGCGTCGGGGAACTCCCGCACATGACGATGAGCGAGCGATTGTCGATCATACGGCGCAAATGCAAATCATTCTTGTCCATTCTCCGGGGTCCTACCGGAAACGAGCTGAGACAACATCACATCAAACGCGTCCGCCAGGCGATGTTCCATGCGGCCGCCCGTTATACGATGGGTCCCTATCCGGGACATATACTCAACATCGTGGCATCACAACGAATTGATACCGACGATACCAGATATGTTTGGAGAGAGCTGGCACGGGGAGGATGCCGGACCATCGAGATGGCGGCCCTCCGAACGGCAGACCTTGTTGTGTCACCGCATGTCGAAGAAGTATCCTCCCACATCCGGCACTATATCGCCGAACATTGTCAAGAGACACCCCTCCGGCCGAACAATAGGGCTGCGTGA
- a CDS encoding OsmC family protein, producing the protein MKLTAVYHGGTRYDIVSGRHRIITDQAVEDGGQDAGMGPVELFVGSVAGCVAYFVGQFCGRHGISRDGLRVDAEWSMAESPHRVGRIDIGIHLPHRITAEQKERLLKVAHGCTVHQSIAVTPNIGITLNPSAHQKDNGA; encoded by the coding sequence ATGAAATTGACGGCGGTCTATCATGGCGGAACGCGTTACGATATTGTGAGCGGCCGGCATCGAATCATCACCGACCAAGCGGTGGAGGACGGGGGACAGGATGCCGGAATGGGTCCGGTTGAACTCTTTGTCGGCTCCGTCGCCGGTTGTGTCGCGTACTTTGTCGGGCAGTTCTGCGGGCGGCACGGCATCTCCCGAGACGGCCTGCGCGTCGATGCGGAATGGAGCATGGCCGAAAGTCCTCACCGCGTCGGTCGCATCGACATTGGAATCCACCTTCCTCACCGAATCACCGCAGAACAGAAAGAGCGGCTGTTGAAGGTGGCGCATGGCTGCACGGTGCATCAATCCATCGCCGTGACGCCGAACATCGGGATCACGCTGAATCCATCCGCACATCAGAAAGACAATGGGGCGTGA
- a CDS encoding Cytochrome c family protein: MSRPVIAGVVLVSALLVTISCVPPPRVKGSDEAVARATAESTVDALFAPPSPETIPGDLRGEQVRLGYKMIVNTQEYGKRYVGNALNCTNCHLDGGLNPNAASFVGISTLYPQYRERAGRQMTLADRINECFERSMNGKPLPSDSVKLTAIVAYIEWLSENMPPGSAVPWRGIPRLTSTHQPDPLNGKTVFEKKCVFCHGSDGQGTMAGPPVWGPRSYNIGAEMAQAGVAAAFIKANMPRGWGWTVTDDEAIDVAAYINAQPRPDFPDKIHDWPKGNKPADTPY, from the coding sequence ATGAGTCGACCGGTCATTGCAGGCGTCGTGCTAGTGAGCGCCCTTTTGGTGACGATCAGTTGTGTGCCGCCTCCACGGGTGAAGGGAAGCGACGAGGCGGTTGCTCGTGCGACTGCGGAGTCGACGGTCGACGCCTTGTTTGCCCCGCCATCGCCTGAAACGATCCCTGGTGATCTAAGAGGCGAGCAGGTCCGACTGGGCTACAAGATGATTGTAAACACACAGGAATATGGAAAACGGTATGTCGGGAATGCGCTCAACTGCACCAATTGTCATTTGGATGGAGGACTCAATCCGAATGCCGCATCATTTGTCGGCATCAGCACACTCTATCCACAATATCGCGAACGAGCCGGCCGACAGATGACTCTGGCCGATCGGATCAACGAGTGTTTTGAGCGCAGTATGAACGGGAAACCTCTGCCGTCCGACAGTGTCAAGCTCACGGCCATTGTCGCGTACATCGAGTGGTTGTCGGAAAATATGCCGCCCGGCAGTGCGGTTCCGTGGCGAGGAATCCCGCGCCTGACCTCGACCCATCAGCCTGATCCTCTCAACGGTAAAACGGTTTTTGAGAAGAAGTGTGTCTTCTGCCACGGCTCCGACGGGCAAGGGACGATGGCGGGACCGCCGGTGTGGGGACCGCGTTCCTACAATATCGGCGCAGAAATGGCGCAAGCCGGCGTGGCCGCCGCATTTATCAAGGCCAACATGCCGCGAGGCTGGGGGTGGACAGTGACGGACGATGAAGCCATCGATGTCGCAGCCTATATCAATGCGCAGCCTCGACCGGACTTTCCCGACAAGATTCATGATTGGCCGAAGGGAAACAAGCCGGCCGATACACCCTATTGA